In Amaranthus tricolor cultivar Red isolate AtriRed21 chromosome 3, ASM2621246v1, whole genome shotgun sequence, a single window of DNA contains:
- the LOC130808313 gene encoding protein FAR1-RELATED SEQUENCE 5-like, whose product MAMCPIYQDPDPDSDLFQDFITFFRKVFSGSFSSARDSNSKNYITQVTPNGSTLWIPHCEFDKKPFVGMTFENLEKALDFYGKYAEICDFDIRSSTSYKNKGIVVLKYFVCSRKGIIKPKPKKSADVVPRYKRSTKRIGCKARLILKYDIVKRTYHVLKFQQAHNHCLVSPTSRQYLLGNRKMTLLHKNFISKNARVNIGPVKSFRLFKEIVGGYENVGVTMQDFKNFHRDLKTYIKGDDGKMLIENFIRKRDIYRGFYFDYALDEEDHISRLFWADAISRKNYCLFGEMVTFDYTYNTNKYSMVLAPYTGVDHHKSCITFGIGLLAKEDNESFEWLFSTFLHCMGECMPTYLITDQTLQ is encoded by the coding sequence GGACTCAAACTCCAAGAACTATATAACACAAGTTACCCCAAATGGTTCTACACTATGGATTCCTCATTGTGAGTTTGATAAAAAGCCATTTGTTGGTATGACTTTTGAAAACTTAGAGAAAGCCTTAGATTTTTATGGTAAATATGCTGAAATTTGCGATTTTGATATACGTTCATCTACTAGCTACAAAAATAAGGGTATtgttgttttaaaatattttgtatgtAGTAGGAAGGGTATCATAAAACCTAAACCTAAGAAAAGTGCAGATGTTGTTCCACGTTATAAGAGATCAACCAAAAGAATTGGTTGTAAAGCTagattgattttgaaatatgaCATAGTGAAGAGAACATACCATGTTTTAAAATTCCAACAGGCGCACAATCATTGTCTAGTTAGCCCTACATCGCGTCAATATTTATTGGGTAATAGGAAAATGACTTTGTTAcacaaaaatttcatatctAAGAATGCACGGGTTAATATAGGACCGGTTAAATCCTTTAGATTGTTTAAGGAAATTGTTGGGGGTTATGAGAATGTGGGAGTGACAATgcaagattttaagaatttccatagggatttaaaaacatatattaaaggaGATGATGGGAAGATGTTGATCGAGAATTTTATCAGAAAAAGAGATATTTACAGggggttttattttgattatgctttagATGAGGAGGACCACATTTCACGTTTattttgggccgatgcgataagtAGAAAGAATTATTGCTTATTTGGAGAAATGGTTACTTTTGATTATACTTATAACACCAATAAGTATAGCATGGTTTTAGCCCCTTATACTGGTGTAGATCATCATAAGTCTTGTATTACATTTGGTATAGGTTTATTAGCTAAGGAAGATAATGAATCTTTTGAGTGGTTATTTAGCACTTTTTTACATTGTATGGGGGAGTGTATGCCAACATATTTGATAACTGATCAGACCCTGCAATGA